In the genome of Hyphomonas sp. Mor2, one region contains:
- the ccoS gene encoding cbb3-type cytochrome oxidase assembly protein CcoS, giving the protein MEIIVYLIPVALGLGALGLAAFLWSVNSDQYEDLDGAAHRILDDEDKPL; this is encoded by the coding sequence ATGGAGATCATTGTCTATCTGATCCCGGTCGCGCTCGGGCTTGGCGCGCTTGGACTTGCGGCCTTTCTCTGGTCGGTGAATTCAGATCAGTATGAAGATCTGGATGGTGCCGCGCACCGCATTCTCGATGATGAAGACAAACCGCTTTGA
- the acs gene encoding acetate--CoA ligase, translating to MTDSALYPVPSDFASKANLSPEKYREMYAASIADPISFWAEQGKRLDWSRPYTKVKDVSWDKADLHVKWFSDGELNVSVNCIDRHLATRGDKVALIWEGDDPADDATVTYKQLYGAVCRFANVLKDMGVRKGDRVTIYMPMILEAAYAMLACARIGAVHSIVFGGFSPEALAGRITDCDSQFMITADEGIRGGRIVPLKENADKACELAGGMVEKVLVVRRTGNSVNMKDGRDIWLHEAGADVSTDCPPEPMNAEDPLFILYTSGSTGKPKGVLHTTGGYLVWASMTHEYVFDLKEDDVYWCTADVGWVTGHSYIVYGPLANGATSMMFEGVPTYPDASRFWQACDKHGVTIFYTAPTAIRALMREGEGPVKSTSRSTIRLLGSVGEPINPEAWEWYYKTVGEERCPIVDTYWQTETGACMMVPLPGATDQKPGAASHPFFGIEPKLVDAEGAELTGATEGNLIITESWPGQMRTVYGDHQRFIDTYFSTYPGNYFTGDGCRRDEDGFYWITGRVDDVINVSGHRMGTAEVESSLVAHEAVAEAAVVGYPHDIKGQGIYAYVTPVAGVEGNDELKKALVAHVRTEIGPIASPDLIQFATGLPKTRSGKIMRRILRKIAEDQFDNLGDTSTLAEPEVVQDLIDNRQNR from the coding sequence GTGACTGATTCTGCCCTTTACCCCGTTCCTTCTGACTTTGCGTCCAAGGCCAATCTGAGCCCGGAGAAGTATCGGGAAATGTACGCTGCCTCGATTGCCGATCCGATCAGCTTCTGGGCTGAGCAAGGCAAGCGGCTCGACTGGTCCAGGCCTTACACCAAGGTGAAAGATGTCAGCTGGGACAAGGCCGATCTGCATGTGAAATGGTTCAGCGATGGTGAGCTCAATGTCTCGGTCAATTGTATCGACCGGCATCTCGCGACCCGCGGCGACAAGGTGGCGCTGATCTGGGAGGGCGATGACCCGGCCGATGATGCGACTGTGACCTATAAGCAGCTCTATGGCGCGGTCTGCCGGTTTGCCAATGTGCTCAAGGACATGGGCGTCAGGAAAGGCGACCGGGTGACCATCTACATGCCGATGATCCTGGAAGCGGCCTATGCGATGCTCGCCTGCGCCCGGATCGGCGCGGTCCACTCCATTGTGTTTGGCGGCTTCAGCCCTGAAGCCCTGGCCGGCCGGATCACCGATTGCGACAGCCAGTTCATGATTACCGCTGATGAAGGTATTCGCGGCGGCCGGATCGTTCCGCTGAAGGAAAATGCCGATAAGGCCTGTGAGCTGGCCGGAGGCATGGTCGAGAAGGTGCTCGTCGTGCGCCGCACGGGCAATTCAGTGAACATGAAGGACGGCCGGGACATCTGGTTGCATGAGGCTGGGGCGGATGTCTCTACAGATTGCCCACCTGAGCCGATGAATGCGGAAGACCCGCTCTTCATCCTCTATACATCAGGCTCGACCGGCAAGCCAAAAGGCGTGCTGCACACAACCGGCGGCTATCTGGTCTGGGCCTCGATGACGCATGAATATGTCTTCGATCTGAAGGAAGACGACGTCTATTGGTGCACCGCCGATGTCGGCTGGGTCACCGGACATAGCTACATTGTCTATGGCCCGCTGGCGAACGGGGCGACCTCGATGATGTTTGAAGGGGTGCCGACCTATCCGGATGCGTCGCGCTTCTGGCAGGCCTGTGACAAGCATGGCGTGACGATTTTCTACACCGCCCCGACCGCGATCCGCGCCTTGATGCGTGAAGGCGAAGGACCCGTCAAATCAACCTCCCGCAGCACGATCCGCCTGCTCGGCTCGGTCGGCGAGCCGATCAATCCGGAAGCCTGGGAATGGTATTACAAGACCGTCGGCGAAGAGCGCTGCCCGATCGTCGACACCTATTGGCAGACCGAGACCGGCGCCTGCATGATGGTGCCGCTGCCGGGTGCCACGGATCAGAAGCCAGGCGCGGCCAGCCATCCTTTCTTCGGGATTGAGCCGAAACTGGTTGATGCGGAAGGCGCCGAGCTGACCGGCGCAACCGAAGGTAATCTCATCATCACCGAGAGCTGGCCCGGCCAGATGCGGACCGTCTATGGCGACCATCAGCGTTTTATCGACACCTACTTCTCCACCTATCCAGGGAACTATTTCACCGGCGATGGCTGCCGCCGCGATGAGGATGGATTCTACTGGATCACCGGCCGGGTCGATGATGTGATCAATGTCTCCGGTCACCGCATGGGCACCGCTGAAGTGGAAAGCTCGCTGGTCGCCCATGAGGCGGTCGCTGAAGCCGCTGTGGTCGGCTATCCGCACGATATCAAGGGCCAGGGCATCTATGCCTATGTCACCCCGGTGGCGGGCGTGGAAGGCAATGATGAGCTGAAAAAGGCGCTGGTCGCCCATGTCCGCACCGAGATCGGCCCGATCGCCAGCCCGGACCTGATTCAGTTCGCCACCGGCCTGCCCAAGACCCGCTCCGGCAAGATCATGCGCCGCATCCTGCGCAAGATTGCCGAAGATCAGTTCGACAATCTCGGCGATACCTCCACGCTGGCTGAACCGGAAGTCGTCCAGGACCTAATCGATAACCGGCAGAACCGATAG
- a CDS encoding crotonase/enoyl-CoA hydratase family protein, whose amino-acid sequence MSETVLVEIIGAAQVITINRAHARNAVDPVTAAALKKAFLAAEENPDVAVHILTGADGHFCAGADLKAVSEGQRYERTGPMGPSWLSLTKPSIAAVEGHAVAGGLELAIMCDLRIAGESAVFGVYCRRWGVPLIDGGTVRLPRLIGQSRAMDLILTGRPVAAEEALSFGLANRVVPDGTTLESALTLAEQLATFPQTCMRQDRASAIAQWGLPIDQALQKEAEYGRDSLRAGAAEGAGRFAGGKGRGGDFGDI is encoded by the coding sequence ATGTCTGAAACGGTTTTGGTCGAGATAATCGGTGCCGCTCAGGTCATCACCATCAATCGAGCGCATGCCCGCAACGCCGTCGATCCGGTCACAGCGGCGGCCTTGAAAAAGGCCTTCCTCGCGGCTGAAGAAAACCCGGATGTCGCCGTTCATATTCTAACCGGCGCCGACGGTCATTTCTGCGCCGGTGCAGATCTGAAAGCGGTTTCCGAAGGCCAGCGCTATGAACGAACCGGGCCAATGGGGCCAAGCTGGTTGTCACTGACCAAGCCCTCGATTGCGGCGGTGGAAGGCCATGCTGTGGCCGGAGGGCTGGAGCTGGCCATCATGTGCGACCTGCGCATTGCTGGCGAGAGCGCCGTGTTCGGCGTCTATTGTCGGCGCTGGGGCGTCCCCTTGATCGATGGTGGCACCGTGCGTTTGCCGCGACTTATCGGTCAGTCGCGCGCCATGGACCTGATCCTGACCGGGCGTCCGGTGGCTGCCGAAGAGGCACTCAGCTTCGGCCTCGCCAATCGAGTGGTGCCGGATGGAACGACGCTCGAGTCGGCGCTGACGCTTGCCGAGCAGTTGGCCACGTTTCCGCAAACCTGCATGCGCCAGGACCGCGCCAGCGCAATTGCGCAATGGGGGCTGCCGATCGATCAAGCTCTGCAAAAGGAAGCCGAATACGGCCGTGACTCATTGCGCGCTGGCGCCGCTGAAGGGGCTGGGCGCTTTGCCGGGGGCAAGGGCCGGGGCGGTGACTTTGGCGATATCTGA
- a CDS encoding sulfotransferase: MDDLTPILSEARKLLHKRAYRDCHAICLSVLKSHPNNAEAFLILGLLTADHQNFAKAVELFQRAIDLGETSGEAEAHAARSLIALNRRDEAVSLARTAASRAPSDALILDTIGVVLSRAGHHADSVEYYQAAVSANPEDAGYQYNLGAALQFLGRFDAAKTAFRACLGLNPDDSRALVALASMGGLEDQAILIPRLETAWQDRDPEDADQALQLAHALARSYEDQQDPATAMDWLERGKRQKRASIRNRDEDDKTCFAAASEMASALSIAPSPKPGGPIFIVGMPRTGTTLTDRILSSHPEVTSAGELSDFSVALKRQVQTPGPYVLDPETLKAATDTDLTLLGQAYLEKVENTLGLKGRFVDKMPLNAFFTPIILAAIPNARVICLRRHAADTVLSNYRQLFATSFSYYAYAYDLKATARYVVRFFNLMDEYETALPAARFRILDYESLVADQEGQTRQLLAFCGLPFDQACLNFHENAAPVATASATQVRQPLYSSSMGRWKTYRPAIDPALEILQVADLI; this comes from the coding sequence ATGGACGACTTGACCCCAATCCTCTCCGAAGCGCGCAAGCTTTTGCACAAGCGCGCCTATCGCGACTGTCACGCGATTTGTCTTAGTGTCTTGAAATCTCACCCAAATAATGCCGAAGCTTTTCTCATTCTTGGCCTGTTGACGGCGGATCATCAGAACTTTGCAAAGGCAGTTGAGCTGTTCCAACGTGCCATTGATCTCGGTGAAACGAGCGGAGAAGCCGAGGCACACGCGGCCCGCAGCCTGATCGCGCTCAATCGGCGGGATGAGGCCGTCTCCTTGGCCCGCACTGCCGCGAGTCGCGCGCCGTCCGACGCGTTGATTCTGGATACGATCGGAGTCGTGCTCAGCCGCGCCGGACACCATGCGGATTCGGTGGAATATTATCAGGCCGCCGTAAGCGCCAATCCAGAGGATGCGGGCTATCAGTACAATCTTGGCGCTGCGTTGCAGTTTCTCGGTCGATTTGACGCCGCCAAGACAGCGTTTCGGGCCTGCCTCGGACTAAATCCAGACGATAGCCGTGCATTGGTGGCGCTCGCTTCCATGGGCGGACTGGAGGATCAAGCGATTCTCATCCCCAGACTGGAAACCGCCTGGCAGGACCGCGACCCCGAGGATGCTGATCAGGCCCTGCAGCTCGCGCATGCTCTGGCGCGGTCCTATGAAGACCAACAGGATCCGGCCACCGCCATGGACTGGCTGGAGCGCGGCAAACGTCAGAAACGCGCCAGTATTCGCAATCGCGATGAAGACGACAAAACCTGTTTTGCTGCCGCATCCGAGATGGCGTCCGCGCTGTCAATCGCTCCGTCCCCGAAGCCGGGCGGTCCCATCTTCATTGTCGGCATGCCGCGGACCGGAACCACCCTTACGGATCGCATCCTGTCCAGTCATCCCGAAGTGACCTCGGCGGGCGAGTTGAGCGACTTCAGCGTCGCCTTGAAACGCCAGGTGCAAACCCCTGGACCATACGTTCTCGATCCCGAGACACTTAAGGCCGCGACCGACACGGACCTGACGCTGCTTGGACAAGCCTACCTGGAAAAAGTTGAAAACACGCTCGGCCTCAAAGGCAGGTTTGTCGACAAGATGCCACTGAATGCGTTCTTCACGCCAATCATTCTGGCCGCGATTCCCAATGCTCGCGTGATTTGTCTGCGCCGTCATGCCGCCGATACGGTATTGAGCAATTATCGTCAGCTCTTCGCGACTTCGTTTTCCTATTATGCCTATGCCTATGATCTGAAAGCGACGGCGCGTTATGTCGTCAGGTTCTTCAATCTGATGGATGAGTATGAGACCGCCCTGCCCGCGGCCCGGTTCCGGATATTGGATTATGAATCCCTGGTTGCAGATCAGGAAGGACAGACGCGGCAATTGCTGGCCTTTTGCGGATTGCCGTTTGATCAGGCCTGTCTGAACTTTCACGAGAATGCAGCGCCGGTCGCCACGGCGAGCGCAACGCAGGTGCGCCAACCGCTCTATTCCAGCTCGATGGGCCGTTGGAAAACCTATCGTCCGGCCATAGACCCGGCGCTGGAAATCCTGCAGGTCGCCGACCTGATCTGA
- a CDS encoding TonB-dependent receptor produces MKTKLLTSASALLALSLAPHAIAQDTDTDEPEARQQTVIITATRRAESVQDVPLNIAAVGAAQIEKQGFTELADTLAYVPGINVVDRGGRQGNPIVVRGLNANPIGSGDGNNDGGGTVATYLGEIPVFIDLKLNDMERVEVLLGPQGTLYGAGTLAGAIRYIPKRPDFTADTFEVRAEAYQYSEANSISSDVGFTFNKQFGDNFAIRGSLDMLNDSGFVDQPFLLIEPGVSNPDPDFSNPGDVAANLRNAKDVDSEEALSGRIAARWTPTDWLDGTLTYYYQQVDIGGRRISSDRAVYPDATSAVFRAGSFDNAKRVLEPNEITNDLIALEVTADLGFAELTSASGFSTFEDDGMRDQNDLLISLEYSYELFPAFASITREVGEEETFTQEVRLVSKHDGPFDWIIGGFYSNHTEVASSSEFTPNYDTYAINTLGFTFLVDRPDDLEYFSQSHSELTETAIFGEFGYDITDRLNVTVGARWYDYELEEFSAVDFPLFDLSFMPRTLGEISAQPFDPTLGQADDGFLYKFNASYDVTDDFLAYFTVSEGYRIGNSNGLGPCPAFDPNATQGSCALAPGQQFGPNPGDIAQFDERQFGPDQTTNYEIGAKTTWLDGALTLNGAVYYVEWTDPQVDSATVNANIPITINAAGAESTGIELQGSWAVNDALNIRSAFSSTNTELTEDVPFLVRTITPPGFGTAFEDGRAGDRLPGSPQNQFSIFADYTVPLANGNDVILNGGYAWQGDVLTRTGARGSSVTLDPFGVANVSATYDADNWTASLYVSNLFDEYIETGFVGTPLSNQVVTDNDGNPVTVRTHYASIGAPRALGVRFNYKFGE; encoded by the coding sequence ATGAAAACAAAACTACTCACCAGCGCGAGCGCCTTGCTCGCCTTGTCACTGGCACCGCATGCGATCGCTCAGGACACTGACACCGATGAACCGGAAGCCCGCCAGCAAACGGTCATCATTACAGCGACGAGACGTGCGGAAAGCGTACAAGATGTTCCGCTGAACATTGCCGCTGTGGGCGCCGCTCAAATCGAGAAGCAGGGCTTCACGGAACTGGCTGATACGTTGGCCTATGTGCCCGGTATTAACGTCGTTGACCGTGGCGGACGCCAGGGCAACCCAATCGTTGTACGCGGATTGAACGCCAACCCGATCGGGTCTGGGGACGGCAACAATGATGGGGGTGGCACTGTTGCCACTTATCTCGGCGAGATTCCTGTTTTCATCGATCTCAAGCTGAATGACATGGAACGCGTCGAAGTTCTGCTTGGGCCTCAAGGCACGCTGTATGGTGCGGGCACGCTGGCCGGTGCCATTCGCTACATTCCGAAGCGCCCCGACTTTACCGCTGACACGTTCGAAGTTCGCGCAGAGGCGTATCAGTATTCTGAAGCCAACAGCATTTCGAGCGATGTCGGCTTTACGTTCAACAAGCAGTTCGGCGACAATTTCGCGATCCGCGGCTCGCTCGACATGCTGAACGATTCCGGTTTTGTCGACCAGCCATTCCTGCTGATCGAGCCGGGCGTCTCTAATCCCGACCCTGATTTTTCCAACCCAGGTGACGTGGCCGCAAACCTGCGCAATGCGAAGGATGTAGATTCCGAAGAAGCCCTCTCCGGACGCATCGCAGCACGCTGGACGCCGACGGATTGGCTCGATGGTACGCTGACCTATTACTATCAGCAGGTTGACATTGGGGGTCGCCGGATTTCGTCCGATCGTGCGGTCTATCCAGATGCGACAAGCGCAGTTTTCCGTGCGGGTTCGTTTGACAATGCCAAGCGTGTCCTGGAGCCAAATGAGATCACCAATGATCTGATCGCTCTGGAAGTCACGGCAGACCTCGGCTTTGCCGAGCTGACGTCTGCATCGGGTTTCTCAACCTTCGAAGATGATGGCATGCGGGATCAGAACGATCTCCTGATCTCACTGGAATACTCGTACGAGTTGTTCCCGGCCTTTGCGTCCATTACCCGCGAAGTCGGCGAAGAAGAGACCTTTACTCAAGAGGTTCGCCTGGTGTCGAAGCATGACGGTCCATTCGACTGGATCATCGGTGGCTTCTACTCCAATCATACTGAAGTGGCATCTTCCTCAGAGTTCACGCCGAACTATGACACCTATGCGATCAATACGCTGGGTTTCACCTTCCTGGTCGACCGTCCGGATGATCTGGAATACTTCTCCCAGTCGCACTCTGAGTTGACCGAAACGGCAATCTTCGGTGAGTTCGGATACGACATTACCGATCGCTTGAATGTCACGGTTGGGGCACGTTGGTACGATTATGAGCTGGAAGAATTCAGCGCCGTTGATTTCCCTCTGTTCGATCTGAGCTTCATGCCGCGGACCCTCGGCGAGATCTCAGCGCAACCATTCGATCCCACACTTGGTCAGGCTGACGATGGCTTCCTGTACAAGTTCAACGCGTCTTATGACGTGACGGATGATTTCCTGGCTTACTTCACCGTCAGTGAAGGCTACCGGATCGGTAACTCGAATGGTCTCGGCCCATGTCCAGCCTTCGATCCGAACGCGACACAGGGCTCCTGTGCGCTGGCACCCGGTCAGCAATTTGGCCCGAACCCAGGCGATATCGCTCAGTTTGACGAGCGCCAGTTCGGCCCGGACCAGACCACCAATTACGAGATTGGTGCAAAGACGACCTGGCTCGATGGGGCTCTGACCCTGAACGGGGCGGTCTACTATGTTGAGTGGACAGATCCACAAGTGGATTCTGCGACCGTGAACGCGAACATTCCGATTACGATTAACGCCGCTGGCGCTGAATCAACCGGTATCGAGCTGCAAGGGTCGTGGGCCGTCAACGATGCGCTGAACATTCGCTCAGCCTTCTCCTCGACCAATACCGAGCTGACAGAAGACGTGCCGTTCCTGGTCCGGACGATCACGCCTCCAGGGTTCGGCACTGCGTTCGAAGATGGCCGCGCCGGCGACCGTCTGCCGGGATCGCCGCAGAACCAGTTCTCGATCTTCGCGGACTACACTGTGCCACTGGCCAACGGCAATGACGTTATCCTGAACGGCGGATACGCCTGGCAGGGTGATGTTCTGACCCGGACGGGCGCCCGTGGGTCCTCTGTGACCCTGGATCCGTTTGGCGTCGCCAACGTCTCGGCGACCTATGACGCCGACAATTGGACCGCGTCTCTGTACGTCAGCAACCTGTTCGATGAGTATATCGAAACCGGCTTTGTCGGGACGCCGCTGAGCAACCAGGTTGTCACCGACAATGATGGCAATCCCGTTACCGTACGGACCCATTATGCGTCGATCGGTGCGCCACGCGCGCTCGGTGTTCGCTTCAATTACAAGTTTGGCGAGTAA
- a CDS encoding IS3 family transposase (programmed frameshift), with the protein MARKRYTTEEIIRKLREADVLIGQGQTVADVIRHLGVSDVTYYRWRKEYGGLKVDQAKRFKELEKENARLKRLLADAELDKSILREAAFGKLLSPERRRRFVDHVKKTLGVSERRACRCVGQTRSTQWRRLRIADDEHALTSAIISLARQYGRYGYRRITALLRTQGWHVNHKRVARIWRREGLKVPAKQPKRKRLWLNDGSCMRLRPKHQNHVWAYDFVQDRTHDGTAFRMLTLIDEYTRECLTIEVQRKLRSGDVLYAVADAMLKHGVPRYIRSDNGPEFIAVALLEWFERIGVQTLFIEPGSPWENGYNESFNGKLRDELLNGEIFCSLKEAKILIEQWRQHYNTVRPHSSLGYRPPAPESKLPFQIQAQNTTHKLAAL; encoded by the exons ATGGCTCGCAAACGTTACACAACCGAGGAGATCATCCGGAAGCTTCGCGAAGCGGATGTGTTGATCGGACAAGGTCAAACGGTGGCGGATGTTATCCGTCATCTTGGGGTGTCAGATGTCACCTACTATCGCTGGCGCAAAGAGTATGGCGGTCTGAAAGTAGATCAGGCCAAGCGGTTTAAAGAGTTGGAGAAAGAGAACGCTCGATTGAAGCGTCTGCTCGCTGATGCGGAACTGGACAAATCCATTTTGCGTGAAGCTGCCT TCGGGAAACTTCTAAGCCCTGAGCGCCGCCGCAGGTTTGTTGATCACGTCAAAAAGACGCTTGGTGTTTCCGAGCGCCGGGCTTGTCGATGTGTGGGCCAGACACGGTCCACACAATGGCGAAGGTTGCGGATCGCTGATGATGAGCACGCTCTGACATCAGCGATCATCAGTCTTGCGCGTCAGTATGGCCGCTATGGCTATCGGCGGATCACAGCATTGCTGCGTACTCAGGGCTGGCATGTGAACCACAAACGGGTCGCACGCATATGGCGGCGTGAAGGGCTAAAGGTCCCGGCCAAACAGCCGAAGCGAAAGCGCCTCTGGCTGAATGATGGATCGTGCATGCGGCTGAGACCGAAGCACCAGAACCATGTCTGGGCGTATGACTTCGTCCAGGATCGAACGCATGATGGCACCGCGTTCCGCATGCTGACGCTGATCGATGAGTATACCCGAGAATGCCTGACCATCGAAGTGCAACGCAAGCTGCGCTCAGGCGACGTCCTATACGCTGTTGCTGACGCAATGCTGAAGCATGGCGTGCCGCGCTATATCCGATCTGACAATGGTCCAGAGTTTATCGCCGTGGCTTTACTAGAATGGTTTGAACGGATCGGTGTGCAGACACTCTTCATCGAACCAGGAAGCCCGTGGGAGAACGGCTACAATGAAAGCTTCAACGGCAAACTAAGAGACGAGCTACTCAACGGGGAGATTTTCTGCTCGCTGAAAGAGGCCAAGATACTGATCGAGCAATGGCGCCAACATTACAATACGGTGCGGCCTCACTCATCACTCGGTTATCGTCCGCCAGCACCGGAATCGAAATTACCCTTCCAAATCCAGGCCCAAAACACTACACACAAACTGGCTGCGCTATAG